Proteins encoded within one genomic window of Synechococcus sp. PCC 7335:
- the glpD gene encoding glycerol-3-phosphate dehydrogenase, producing MRDFSAIESTAFDVIVIGGGINGAATARDAALRGLKTILIEKGDFASGTTSWSSRLVHGGLRYLEYFEFNLVRESLAEREILLKSAPHLVHPLQLTIPIYAQGSRSYWEIWAGMILYDLLSFDKSLLNHRMLPKAKLKQLFREVNPDGVQGAGQYYDAQVEYAERLCLENILSAQQAGATAFNYVKVIQLKRTGDRITELICKDEFSDSTFTIQTHDQSVIVNTSGPWVDEVCNKGTKNEAPAPIGKTRKIGGTKGSHIVVDNFPGAPGAAFYVEALTDNRPFFILPFLGQYLIGTTDLRFSGDLDRVKADDDEIDYLIAETNKVFPSARLSRESVKFTYSGVRPLPYTESKKPGAVSRNHLLYDHAKDGVVNMVSLIGGKLTTHRRVGEEMVTWIYQRRQQSAPPCKTRTDRLPGAILPTDERIVEAIANYAPLLATTAIDHLFHRYGARAVDLLTLVDESPELAQPIVPGLPDIKAQVVYAVRTEMALTFGDICRRRTMLSLQANYGMDALDTIAQTLQTYCGWSEQDCMQAIANYKTLMAENCIPDYDLEKVLGSQQKINSTRPASEVVSQVAVG from the coding sequence ATTCGCGACTTTTCTGCCATTGAATCTACTGCTTTCGATGTCATTGTGATTGGCGGGGGAATCAATGGAGCCGCGACAGCTAGGGATGCCGCTCTGCGGGGATTGAAGACAATCCTGATTGAGAAAGGTGATTTTGCGAGTGGGACGACTAGCTGGTCTTCGCGCTTGGTGCATGGGGGACTGCGCTATTTAGAGTATTTTGAGTTTAATTTGGTTCGTGAATCACTCGCTGAGCGTGAGATTTTACTGAAGTCCGCACCTCACCTGGTGCATCCTTTGCAGCTGACTATTCCGATTTACGCTCAAGGATCTCGCAGCTATTGGGAAATTTGGGCGGGGATGATTCTGTATGACCTCTTGAGCTTTGATAAAAGCTTGCTGAATCATCGGATGCTGCCTAAGGCGAAGCTGAAGCAGCTGTTTCGCGAGGTCAATCCAGACGGTGTACAGGGCGCTGGGCAGTATTATGACGCGCAAGTAGAGTATGCGGAGCGACTGTGCTTGGAAAATATATTGAGTGCCCAGCAAGCTGGCGCAACGGCTTTCAACTATGTAAAGGTGATTCAACTGAAGCGGACAGGTGATCGCATCACTGAGCTGATTTGCAAAGACGAATTCTCTGATTCAACCTTCACTATCCAGACACATGATCAAAGCGTCATCGTTAATACGTCTGGCCCTTGGGTAGATGAGGTGTGTAATAAAGGAACGAAGAACGAAGCGCCTGCACCTATTGGCAAGACACGAAAAATTGGCGGTACGAAGGGCAGTCATATCGTCGTTGATAATTTCCCAGGTGCTCCGGGTGCGGCTTTCTATGTAGAAGCGTTGACTGATAATAGACCGTTCTTCATTCTGCCATTCTTAGGACAATATTTGATTGGGACAACCGATTTGCGATTTAGTGGCGATCTCGATCGAGTGAAGGCCGACGATGACGAGATCGACTATTTGATTGCAGAAACGAATAAGGTGTTTCCCTCGGCGCGGCTGAGCCGGGAGTCTGTGAAGTTTACTTATTCTGGTGTTCGTCCACTGCCCTACACAGAAAGCAAGAAGCCAGGGGCGGTTTCTCGCAATCATTTGCTCTATGACCATGCCAAAGACGGGGTGGTAAATATGGTTTCCTTGATCGGTGGTAAGCTGACGACTCATCGGCGCGTCGGTGAGGAAATGGTGACGTGGATCTACCAGCGGCGTCAGCAAAGCGCACCACCGTGCAAAACTAGGACAGATCGGCTGCCGGGGGCGATTTTGCCGACGGATGAGCGAATTGTAGAGGCGATCGCGAACTATGCGCCGCTCTTGGCGACTACTGCAATCGATCACCTTTTCCATCGTTATGGCGCACGGGCGGTGGATCTACTGACTTTAGTGGATGAATCACCCGAGCTGGCACAGCCGATTGTGCCGGGATTGCCTGATATTAAAGCGCAGGTTGTCTATGCCGTTCGCACTGAAATGGCGCTGACATTTGGCGATATCTGCCGTCGCCGCACGATGCTGTCTTTGCAGGCAAACTACGGTATGGATGCGTTGGATACGATTGCTCAAACCCTACAGACCTATTGTGGCTGGAGCGAACAAGATTGCATGCAGGCGATCGCCAACTACAAAACGCTGATGGCTGAGAACTGCATCCCTGATTATGACCTTGAGAAAGTTCTAGGTTCTCAGCAAAAAATAAACTCAACTCGCCCTGCAAGTGAAGTTGTTTCGCAGGTTGCGGTAGGCTAA